One part of the Vanessa tameamea isolate UH-Manoa-2023 chromosome 8, ilVanTame1 primary haplotype, whole genome shotgun sequence genome encodes these proteins:
- the LOC113400031 gene encoding uncharacterized protein LOC113400031, whose amino-acid sequence MPRSLARAPATLQRYFTLAKMNSNSSNSCELTWTKTEIDPETDISCKRERLYWNSETTMKLIEIFEKDCKELWDNKHPSNKDRSARQAKHEYLANVFGTTAEEISRKLHNLRTQFNNELRKIKRKQAGGEGTTGSSGWEYFDALLFLMREPPVDPIDSVDGVNLALAEFQADEDAEFGARVNLSITNSPPRVRKPVLRVAASAPPPLPPSAHPMMWPEEPRPRIRPGINTDECQVFGDFVASELRTLRSDESRKRLKRIIQKAILQIGEEEDVNIISG is encoded by the exons ATGCCCCGCAGTCTCGCTAGAGCGCCCGCCACATTACAACGCTATTTCACGCTTGCAAAGATGAATTCAAATTCCTCCAATTCGTGCGAATTGACCTGGACAAAAACTGAAATTGATCCCGAAACCGATATTTCATGCAAACGTGAAAGATTGTACTGGAATTCGGAAACAACGATGAAACTCATCGAAATATTCGAAAAAGATTGTAAAGAATTGTGGGACAATAAACACCCATCGAACAAGGACAGATCGGCGAGACAAGCTAAACACGAGTATCTGGCAAATGTATTCGGTACGACCGCCGAGGAGATAAGTAGAAAGTTACATAATTTGAGGACACAGTTTAACAACGAATTGAGAAAGATAAAGCGCAAACAGGCGGGGGGAGAGGGTACAACGGGGAGCAGCGGGTGGGAGTATTTCGACGCCCTATTGTTTTTGATGCGAGAGCCCCCTGTCGACCCCATCGACAGCGTGGACGGAGTCAACCTAGCG CTAGCAGAATTTCAAGCCGATGAAGATGCAGAATTCGGAGCTCGGGTCAACTTGTCTATCACCAACTCGCCTCCCAGAGTGCGTAAACCTGTTCTGAGGGTAGCTGCCTCCGCGCCCCCGCCGCTGCCACCGAGCGCCCACCCCATGATGTGGCCAGAAGAACCGCGGCCACGGATACGGCCTGGAATAAACACTGATGAATGTCAG GTATTTGGAGATTTCGTTGCTTCTGAACTTCGCACGCTCAGGTCTGATGAATCTCGTAAGAGATTGAAGAGAATTATCCAGAAAGCCATTCTCCAGATCGGAGAGGAGGAGGATGTGAACATTATCTCTGGATAG